The following proteins come from a genomic window of Panicum hallii strain FIL2 chromosome 8, PHallii_v3.1, whole genome shotgun sequence:
- the LOC112902527 gene encoding cation/H(+) antiporter 15-like codes for MASTAVTDPLEELWKHTMSPDRTDLLCFYPSKITMSGIWTGDSPLDFSLPLLLFQIILITTTTRAVALLLTPLRLPRYIAEILAGFLLGPSVLGRLPHFSDIAFPIRSLFILESMSLLGLIYYTFTIGVEIELHTVLRAGQRSFWFAAASALPPFLVGAVTGYVAVSTDETRRTADQFLNTLSFPVFLGATFCATAFSVLARNIAQLKLAGTDVGQLSISASLINDTFAWGGLTVATALAHVRYGMVPCMWTIVSGFLIVGASYLIVRPMLLRLAGRVSEGEVVTELQECSVLIGVMVAALVADAGGTHAIFGAFVFGLAVPNGPVGVAIVEKVEDFVVGTLLPLFFAMSGLRTDTAKITSMSAAVLLMVAALAAAILKVVAAVSVAGAFGMPLHDGVSIGLLLNTKGVIELVILNIGKNKKIMSDQSFTVLVFMSALITALVTPLLAMVVKPARRLVFYKRRTIAWPQPESEFRVLACVHMPRDVPALLTLLDVTSPSDHSPVAVQALHLIEFAGRSSALLLINASAPSSSFEHSTHGSSQVELQFKHISHAFMAYEENVLGVTARTLAAVSPYVTMHDDVTAAAEDRHSALILLPFHKHRSVDGGLEVFHPAIQPLNQNIQRFSPCTVGILVDRGLGGMPGAGCRVAALFFGGRDDREAVALATRMVYNPAIDLTVLRFVQKGGSFMGTEFDALKERKGDDACLREFLDRANSMSVGGGGGAGVEYRERGVFNASEMVAQIQEVEALGKDLFVVGKVPGLPALTAGMAEWSECPELGPIGDLLASRDFQTMASVLVVQSYARPSAGAISGELGYGGDGVPAAGRPPRPDHIRRNSIGMGNWS; via the exons ATGGCGTCGACGGCGGTGACCGATCCGCTGGAGGAGCTATGGAAGCACACCATGTCGCCGGACAGGACGGACCTGCTGTGCTTCTACCCCAGCAAGATCACCATGAGCGGCATCTGGACGGGGGACAGCCCTCTCGACTTCTCCCTCCCGCTGCTCCTCTTCCAGATCATCctcatcaccaccaccacccgcgCCGTCGCGCTCCTGCTCACCCCGCTCCGCCTCCCGCGCTACATCGCCGAGATCCTCGCAGGCTTCCTTCTCGGCCCCTCCGTGCTCGGCCGCCTCCCCCACTTCTCCGACATCGCCTTCCCCATCCGCAGCCTCTTCATCCTCGAGTCCATGTCCCTCCTCGGCCTCATCTACTACACCTTCACCATCGGCGTCGAGATCGAGCTCCACACCGTGCTCCGTGCCGGCCAACGGAGCTTCTggttcgccgccgcctccgcgctccCGCCCTTCCTCGTCGGCGCCGTCACCGGCTACGTCGCTGTCAGCACCGACGAAACCAGGAGGACCGCGGACCAGTTCCTCAACACCCTCTCCTTCCCCGTCTTCCTCGGCGCCACCTTCTGCGCCACCGCCTTCTCCGTGCTCGCGCGAAACATCGCCCAGCTCAAGCTCGCCGGCACCGACGTCGGGCAGCTCTCCATCTCCGCGTCCCTCATCAACGACACCTTCGCGTGGGGCGGCCTCACCGTCGCCACGGCGCTCGCGCACGTGCGCTACGGCATGGTCCCGTGCATGTGGACGATCGTCTCGGGCTTCCTCATCGTCGGCGCGAGCTACCTCATCGTCCGGCCGATGCTCCTGCGGCTGGCGGGGCGTGTCTCCGAGGGGGAGGTGGTCACCGAGCTGCAGGAGTGCTCGGTGCTCATCGGCGTCATGGTCGCGGCGCTCGTGGCCGACGCGGGGGGCACGCACGCCATCTTCGGCGCCTTCGTGTTCGGCCTCGCCGTTCCCAACGGGCCGGTCGGCGTGGCCATCGTGGAGAAGGTGGAGGACTTTGTGGTGGGGACGCTGCTGCCCCTCTTCTTCGCCATGAGCGGCCTCCGCACGGACACCGCCAAGATCACCAGCATGAGCGCGGCGGTATTGTTGATGGTGGCTGCACTGGCCGCGGCGATCCTCAAGGTTGTCGCCGCGGTCAGCGTGGCCGGTGCGTTTGGCATGCCGCTGCACGATGGCGTGTCCATTGGGCTGCTGCTCAACACCAAGGGAGTCATCGAGCTTGTCATCCTCAACATTGGAAAGAACAAAAAG ATCATGAGCGACCAGTCGTTCACGGTTCTGGTGTTCATGTCGGCGCTGATCACGGCGCTGGTGACGCCGCTCCTGGCCATGGTCGTCAAGCCAGCGCGGCGCCTCGTGTTCTACAAGCGCCGCACCATCGCGTGGCCGCAGCCCGAGTCCGAGTTCCGCGTCCTGGCCTGCGTCCACATGCCACGGGACGTCCCCGCGCTCCTGACCCTACTCGACGTCACCTCACCCTCCGACCATTCGCCGGTGGCAGTCCAAGCCCTGCACCTCATCGAGTTCGCCGGCCGGTCGTCGGCCCTGCTCCTTATCAACGCCTCTGCGCCGTCCTCCTCCTTCGAGCACTCCACGCACGGGAGCAGCCAGGTGGAGCTGCAGTTCAAGCACATCTCCCACGCCTTCATGGCCTACGAGGAGAACGTGCTGGGCGTCACGGCGCGCACGCTGGCCGCCGTGTCGCCGTACGTGACCATGCACGATGACgtgaccgccgccgccgaggaccGGCACTCGGCGCTGATCCTGCTGCCCTTCCACAAGCACCGGTCGGTGGACGGCGGCCTGGAGGTGTTCCACCCGGCGATCCAGCCGCTCAACCAGAACATCCAGCGCTTCTCGCCATGCACGGTGGGCATCCTTGTGGACCGCGGCCTGGGCGGCATGCCCGGGGCTGGGTGCCGCGTGGCGGCGCTCTTCTTCGGCGGGCGCGACGACCGCGAGGCGGTGGCCCTGGCGACGCGCATGGTGTACAACCCGGCCATCGACCTGACGGTGCTCCGGTTCGTCCAGAAGGGCGGGAGCTTCATGGGCACCGAGTTCGACGCGCTCAAGGAGCGCAAGGGCGACGACGCGTGCCTGCGGGAGTTCCTGGACCGGGCCAACAGCATgagcgtcggcggcggcggcggcgcgggcgtggAGTACCGGGAGCGGGGCGTGTTCAACGCGAGCGAGATGGTGGCGCAGATACAAGAGGTGGAGGCGTTGGGGAAGGACCTGTTCGTGGTGGGGAAGGTGCCGGGGCTCCCGGCGCTGACGGCGGGGATGGCGGAGTGGAGCGAGTGCCCGGAGCTGGGGCCGATCGGGGACCTGCTGGCGTCGAGGGACTTCCAGACGATGGCGTCAGTGCTGGTGGTGCAGTCGTACGCGAGGCCGTCTGCCGGGGCGATTTCAGGGGAGCTGGGctatggcggcgacggcgtgccCGCGGCGGGAAGGCCGCCACGGCCAGATCATATCCGTAGGAATAGCATTGGGATGGGGAACTGGAGCTAG